The sequence TAGTCCTGCAAAGGACCCTGTGTGCGCAAGGGATTAATGAGTAAATAACCAATCTGCGAAATGCAGCTGCAGAAGAATTTGATCCCAAACGCTCCAGAAGAAATAAGTAATCTGATAATATCCAAATTATAGGTTTGGAAAAGGTTGACGATAGGtagatatgcccccaaatctttcAATTACTTGGTTTGCCCATTGACTGAGATCTCATTTCTTATGCACAAACCACATGGCAGTACTAACCATATAGAATCGAATATGGAAGACAACATATAAGCAATGTATTTAATGCATCAGAAAACTAGATTGCTTTGTTAATAGAAATTGAAGCCCATAGAACTTTATGTCAAAGCTATGAGTTTATGTTAAGATTCAGTTTACATACCAGTTAAGAAACAAAATCTCCAAAGGTAAGAATCCAAAGTAGCACAAATGCTTTGGAGTCTCAAGCAGCAGAGAGAGGGAAATTAGTTGTCTATAGTGAAAAGGAAAGAGAACAAATCTTGTAATTCTTTTGCCAAGAAATCTTCTTTACTTGTTGCATTACAAACACTAAATAGAGAACACAGATGCACTTGGATCAGTTGAATATGTACAAGACTACAAGAGGATCagaaaataaaaattcacaagattTCAGTTTAATTTGCAAAATGCATTTAGAAGGTACAGATTTTGCTAATATGGAATTCTGTGGTCATGTTTAGGTTACTCCTTTGTGATTCAAATCACAAAAAATAGCTCAAATGTTTTTGTAGggataatattataaattaactTTTCTCAAAATATTCATTGATGAAAGCCGCATGTACTAAACGACCCTTTACCTGAAAAATGCTCTTGGATAGTGATTTAAATACTTATCACATCGTATATAATCTTCTAGCCAGACTAATTTAGGGGTGTCACACTTTGTCTACGTAATCAAACGAAAATAATAATCCCATATGATATGCAAATAAAGCTCCAGATAattaaaagcaaacaaaaaaatatatatatccaatTTCTTTAACTCAGGATAGTCACATGAGAGGATAGCAACTGCATTGGAAGAAATTTTCATATATTTAAAGTAGCATTATAACCCATTCAAGAGTTTCAGAAATTGAAGCTAAATCATAAGAAAACTATACTGAGCTTTATTATTATGTTACTTACATGAGGAGTGTCCACTAGGAAAACTTTTGTGCCCTTCTTTTATAACACTAGGTTCTCCATGGCATCTAACATTTGTTGTGACACTGTCATAATCCTACAGATTGTGTGTATCAGCGATTGCTAATGATTTTTTGTAATTCAGAATAGAGAAGAAAACAGACATGGTCTTTCTGATCAAGGACATTTAATGGTGCCTAATAATGCTGAAAACTAACCTCTTTTCCATCAGGAAAACAGCGCCAAAAGAAGTCAGGTCGAGGTCGACCCACTCCGTCCTTAATTGCATCTGTTATCACCCCAGTTATCAGCACAGAGAATAAAAGGCCTGCACATACATGTTGCCAATAACAGTGTTAAATCCACATTGCAGATAGAAACATACTTGCTTTAACCCTAAATAACATAAAGTACACATACCCAGTATTGCATGATGCAAATCATAAACGTCCCTCCTCCTGTAGTAGATTGCAAGGAAGATTACAAAAGGCAAGACAATTCCGATCATCTGCAACAATAAAAAATTTGCCATGATTAACTCATGCATAGGTAAATCATGTAAAATAAAAGAATTCAAAGGATTAGAAGTAATTACATActggaacagcccaaaaaggtacTGTATTACTTTTCAGTGGGTACTTCAGATCAGTCATCATGTCTTTCCCCACAAAGCGATGAAAAGGTTCTATAACATTCAATATGATTTCTATCACAACAAGAAGTAGTAGTATTATCCAGTCATGCATGTGGAACTTTGCCACCTTCACTCCATGAGATTTTACAGTGTGAGCACCCAACTGAATATCTGCCATTGTTTTGTCCTGGAATATGCAAAAAAGCAAATTCTTCAGGAGAAAGTTAAGGTAGTCAATGTTGGAAAAGGTTACAAAGTTGTGAGCAGAGCAGGACAAAGTGATCCTAGCAAGGATGAATAATAGATGGAATaacaacaacaagccataatgtcccaaTTATTTGGGCCATTGAGTTCTGTATAAGGCAAtatataattaagacatcaaatcctttttattacttctaataATGTCTTAGTCTTTGCAACACATAGTGTAGCTCCTCCAACTAAGCTCTAAATTCATCTAAACTAAGAAATTTCTTATTTATCATCTGTTCCATTGTTCTCGAAAGAAGGTGCATTTGGAACCTCCTTAACAGGGCATGATTGACCATGCAATAAGCAGTAATTTCTATTAAAACAATGGTTTTCTTCAAATGAAG comes from Musa acuminata AAA Group cultivar baxijiao chromosome BXJ3-3, Cavendish_Baxijiao_AAA, whole genome shotgun sequence and encodes:
- the LOC135634125 gene encoding lipid phosphate phosphatase 2-like: MADIQLGAHTVKSHGVKVAKFHMHDWIILLLLVVIEIILNVIEPFHRFVGKDMMTDLKYPLKSNTVPFWAVPMIGIVLPFVIFLAIYYRRRDVYDLHHAILGLLFSVLITGVITDAIKDGVGRPRPDFFWRCFPDGKEDYDSVTTNVRCHGEPSVIKEGHKSFPSGHSSWSFAGLGFLSWYLAGKIQAFDRRGHVAKLCIVFLPLLVASLVAISRVDDYWHHWQDVFAGGILGLTVASFCYLQFFPPPYSVNGWGPHAYFQMLADNQNNAQVTHTVNPLSTVPSEIDAGYIHTEQQQHGISMRSLSALPDIEVGGRQ